Proteins encoded within one genomic window of Dyadobacter chenhuakuii:
- a CDS encoding ester cyclase — MSLTAEQNNAICVEFFETAWNTGVVREDLLASDAIDHSQVGGKTVSEPGSASFKGIVGMFRGAMPDAKLSIEDQIYVADKVVHRWRLNGTDTGGVMGMPPSGKSITLTGTTTARMKDGKIAERWANVDELGLLQQLGVVPPPPSGAAPGAH; from the coding sequence ATGTCACTTACAGCAGAACAAAACAATGCGATTTGTGTTGAATTTTTCGAAACAGCCTGGAACACAGGTGTTGTACGCGAAGACTTACTGGCATCCGACGCGATAGACCATTCACAAGTGGGCGGTAAAACGGTTTCTGAGCCAGGTTCGGCCAGTTTTAAAGGCATCGTGGGCATGTTCCGCGGCGCTATGCCGGATGCAAAGCTTAGCATTGAAGATCAGATATATGTAGCCGATAAAGTAGTGCACAGATGGAGACTCAACGGCACCGACACAGGCGGCGTTATGGGCATGCCGCCATCCGGAAAATCCATCACATTAACAGGAACAACCACAGCCCGCATGAAAGATGGCAAAATCGCTGAGCGCTGGGCCAATGTGGATGAACTGGGCCTTTTGCAACAGCTAGGCGTAGTTCCTCCTCCTCCTTCCGGAGCGGCACCGGGAGCACACTGA
- a CDS encoding type 1 glutamine amidotransferase domain-containing protein → MSKKVLAILSEYGYWGIELVGPLEKLEAAGYTVDFITPNGKKAEALPPSYDTTYVDPPLGVCVTTQLAADKVNAFEATNRLENTMNLSEVIPQRPYFSTPDFLRAFEKYYSDLKIAQDKLTEEYDAVFLVGGSGPIIDMVNNQRVHDVILAFYKKQMPVAGICYGVAPLVFARDFNERNSIIKGKHVTGHCIEYDYHDGTGFLHTDLNMGPPPYVLEYILSDAVGPEGQYHGNFGKETSVIVDYPFITGRSLQCSFEFGEQFVNVLDKGLTRYGW, encoded by the coding sequence ATGTCTAAAAAAGTACTCGCCATTTTATCGGAATACGGATATTGGGGCATTGAGCTGGTAGGCCCGCTCGAAAAACTGGAAGCAGCCGGTTACACCGTAGATTTTATTACGCCAAACGGCAAAAAAGCAGAAGCGCTGCCGCCAAGCTATGATACCACTTATGTAGATCCTCCTCTGGGCGTGTGTGTTACCACGCAGCTCGCAGCTGATAAAGTAAATGCATTTGAAGCGACAAACCGTTTGGAAAATACAATGAACCTGTCGGAAGTGATCCCACAGCGTCCATACTTCTCAACACCGGATTTCCTTCGCGCATTTGAAAAATATTATAGCGACCTCAAAATCGCACAGGACAAACTGACCGAAGAATACGACGCGGTTTTCCTGGTAGGCGGCAGCGGCCCGATCATCGACATGGTGAACAACCAGCGTGTGCATGATGTAATCCTTGCTTTTTACAAAAAACAAATGCCTGTTGCCGGAATCTGCTATGGCGTTGCGCCACTGGTTTTTGCAAGAGATTTTAACGAACGCAATTCCATCATCAAAGGAAAACACGTGACGGGTCACTGCATTGAATACGATTACCACGACGGAACCGGCTTCCTGCACACCGATCTGAACATGGGGCCCCCACCATATGTGCTGGAATACATTCTTTCCGACGCCGTAGGACCGGAAGGACAATATCATGGAAATTTTGGTAAAGAAACTTCCGTTATCGTTGACTATCCATTTATCACAGGCCGTTCATTGCAATGTTCATTCGAATTCGGAGAGCAGTTTGTGAACGTTTTGGACAAAGGCCTCACACGTTATGGCTGGTAA